In Hemicordylus capensis ecotype Gifberg chromosome 3, rHemCap1.1.pri, whole genome shotgun sequence, one DNA window encodes the following:
- the LOC128352249 gene encoding uncharacterized protein LOC128352249, giving the protein MPGKAKGKKGGRPVKQPKRPAPPQSSSEEEEEEMTLIRGLINRMEALEKAKAAPSDKGAGPSGVGGVPPPKVPRRTRGSVKSQLLTSLSSRLAALEEGLNPAGPGPSAPALPLPEPESPVPESPSPLLPPPAAPVVQPPVDTATPLAQGAGGAAVPVRVLMCGHSLVFWAFKRASTTRWGSQLGLGSKASVYWLGMRGMLWNQLLPALREHLDRFPIPDILVLHLGENDLGRRPGLAILQQASSDLSILRSWMPGVRIIWVNWLQRRVWRGAHSCLSLEKARRKISAAIGKVVLAAGGSVVRQPDIAARFPELFRPDGVHLSEKGCDLYLHNIREVLAVGLEGVGQEGQARANLPGWR; this is encoded by the exons atgccggggaaggccaagggcaagaaaggggggcgccctgttaagcagcccaagaggcctgctcccccgcagtcctcctcggaggaggaggaggaggagatgactctgatacgggggttaattaataggatggaagctttagagaaagcaaaagcagccccctccgacaaaggtgcgggtccttcaggtgtggggggggtgcctcctcctaaggtccctcggaggaccaggggttctgtgaaaagccagctgctaacttctctctctagtaggctggctgcgctggaagaagggctgaaccctgctggaccgggcccttctgctcctgcgttaccgcttcctgaacctgagtctccagttccggagtcgccttcaccattgctacctccgcctgcggcaccagttgttcagcctccagtggatacggctactcctttggcccagg gtgctggcggggcggcggtcccggtccgagtcctgatgtgtggccattcgttggtcttctgggctttcaagcgggccagcaccacccgctggggatcccagttgggtttaggaagcaaggcttcagtttattggttgggcatgaggggcatgctctggaatcagttgcttccagcattgagggagcatttagataggtttcccattcccgacatcctggttcttcatttaggggagaatgatttgggccggcggcctggcctcgccatccttcagcaagcctcctcggatttgtctattttgcgcagctggatgcctggcgtgcgcataatatgggttaattggctccagcgcagggtgtggcggggtgctcattcttgccttagcttggaaaaggcacgcaggaagatttcagccgcaataggtaaagtggttttggcggccggggggtctgtggtgcggcagccagatatagctgctcgctttcccgagttattccgccctgacggggtccacctgtctgAGAAAGGTTGTGATTTGTATCTGCATAATATCCGGGAAGTGCTTGCTGtaggtttggagggggtggggcaggaaggtcaagcgagggctaaccttcctgggtggcggtaa